A window of the Oryza brachyantha chromosome 5, ObraRS2, whole genome shotgun sequence genome harbors these coding sequences:
- the LOC102714373 gene encoding MLO-like protein 9: MGGGGGGGNTRELDQTPTWAVASVCGVIILISILLEKGLHKIGEFFSHRKKKAMVEALEKVKTELMVLGFISLLLVFGQNYIIKICITEKAADTMLPCRLKASTIEAETDKGHHGGGEAAGAKEPGHMAKPAEHFGLMGTPFAAAFSAPPHHRLLAEAKMSTKCPEGKVSLISINALHQLHIFIFFLAVFHVTYSAITMALGRAKIRGWKDWEKEAAGQDFEFSNDPTRFRFTHETSFVRQHMNVLNKTPASFYISNFFRQFFRSVRRADYCALRHSFVNVHLAPGSKFDFQKYIKRSLEDDFKVIVGISPPLWASALIFLLLNVSGLHTMFWISIMPVVTILSVGTKLQGIICRMAIDITERHAVIQGIPLVQVSDSYFWFSRPTFVLFLIHFTLFQNGFQIIYFLWILYEYGMDSCFNDSKEFVFARLCLGVVVQVLCSYVTLPLYALVSQMGSTMKQSIFDDQTSKALKNWRAGVKKKPAAASSKHGGGGDSDHPDSGSPKAEGPGGGGSVALTQRKHSDGAGEADGAGDGSGSKKGDEGNYEFIKLDP; this comes from the exons ATgggcgggggaggcggaggcggcaacACGAGGGAGCTCGACCAGACGCCGACGTGGGCCGTCGCCTCCGTGTGCGGCGTCATCATTCTCATCTCCATCCTCCTGGAGAAGGGCCTCCACAAAATCGGAGAG TTCTTCTCTCACCGGAAGAAGAAGGCCATGGTGGAGGCGCTGGAGAAGGTGAAGACGGAGCTCATGGTGCTCGGGTTCATCTCGCTGCTGCTGGTGTTCGGCCAGAACTACATCATCAAGATCTGCATCACCGAGAAGGCCGCCGACACCATGCTCCCCTGCCGCCTCAAGGCGTCCACCATCGAAGCCGAGACCGACAAgggccaccacggcggcggcgaggccgccggcgccaaggAGCCCGGCCACATGGCCAAGCCGGCCGAGCACTTCGGTCTCATGGGCACCCCCtttgccgccgccttctccgccCCTCCGCACCACCGGTTGCTCGCCGAGGCCAAGATGTCAACCAAATGCCCCGAG GGGAAGGTGTCTCTGATCTCCATTAACGCGCTGCACCAGCTGCacatcttcatcttcttcctggCCGTCTTCCATGTCACGTACAGCGCCATCACCATGGCGCTGGGCAGGGCCAAG ATTCGTGGATGGAAAGACTGGGAGAAAGAAGCCGCGGGCCAAGATTTCGAGTTCTCTAATG ATCCAACGAGGTTCAGATTCACCCACGAGACGTCGTTCGTCAGGCAGCATATGAACGTGCTGAACAAGACCCCGGCATCGTTCTACATT AGCAATTTCTTCAGGCAGTTCTTCAGATCGGTCAGGAGGGCCGACTACTGTGCACTGCGTCACAGCTTCGTTAAC GTTCACTTGGCTCCTGGCAGCAAGTTCGATTTCCAGAAGTACATCAAACGGTCTCTTGAGGACGACTTCAAGGTCATTGTCGGAATCAG CCCTCCTCTGTGGGCATCTGCTCTCATCTTCCTGTTACTCAATGTCAGCG GGTTGCATACCATGTTCTGGATTTCCATCATGCCAGTGGTG ACGATCCTGTCAGTGGGGACGAAGCTTCAGGGGATCATCTGCCGGATGGCGATCGACATCACGGAGCGGCACGCGGTGATCCAGGGAATCCCGCTGGTGCAGGTCAGCGACTCCTACTTCTGGTTCAGCCGACCAACCTTCGTCCTCTTCCTCATCCACTTCACCCTCTTCCAG AATGGCTTCCAGATCATCTACTTCCTCTGGATACTG TACGAGTACGGCATGGACTCCTGCTTCAATGACTCCAAAGAGTTCGTCTTTGCACGTCTCTGCCTCGG AGTTGTGGTTCAGGTCTTGTGTAGCTACGTCACTCTCCCTCTCTACGCTCTCGTCTCACAG ATGGGGTCAACGATGAAGCAGTCCATCTTCGACGACCAGACGTCCAAGGCGCTCAAGAACTGGCGCGCCGGCGTCAAGAAGAAGCCCGCGGCGGCCAGCTCcaagcacggcggcggcggcgacagcgaccaCCCGGACTCCGGCAGCCCCAAGGCCGagggccccggcggcggcggcagcgtcgcGCTCACGCAGAGGAAGcacagcgacggcgccggcgaggccgacggcgccggcgacgggtcGGGATCCAAGAAAGGGGACGAAGGCAACTACGAGTTCATCAAGCTCGATCCGTGA